One genomic segment of uncultured Desulfobacter sp. includes these proteins:
- a CDS encoding sigma 54-interacting transcriptional regulator produces MKSIEETSLLYEISQSLNRHMDMKKSLFKVLSVLSESLNLVRGIIFLTNTETGEIRIEMAHGISEDKTKQIKYLPGEGIIGQVIQTGKPAVVPRISEEPLFLDKTHSRNLTQGQDYSFICVPIKKENRVVGAISADRPYEGKRSLENGEKLLAVVATMVAHHVINIETIRVEKEQLKTENLRLKSELENKYSFSNIIGNSNKMREVLQMISQVSSSSATVLIRGESGTGKELVANSIHYNSERNQNPFIKINCAAIPENLIESELFGHEKGAFTGASSTKKGKFEVANTGTIFLDEIGNMDLGAQVKLLRVLQEKEFERVGGYKPIKADVRIVAATNSNLEEMVQQGKFRDDLYFRLNVFPIYIPSLRMRKTDVILLADHFLEKYRKEHSKEIKRITTPAIDMMMEYHWPGNVRELENCIERAVILCNEGAIHSYHLPATLQTGTKSKTLPLSLEDAVASLEKEILMDALKNTRGNINKAAKLINITVRKFSYKAGRYNINYKDYR; encoded by the coding sequence ATGAAGTCCATTGAAGAAACTTCTCTGTTATACGAAATCAGCCAATCATTAAACCGGCACATGGACATGAAAAAATCCCTGTTCAAGGTGTTAAGTGTTCTGTCTGAATCACTGAATCTTGTAAGAGGAATCATTTTTTTAACAAATACTGAAACCGGGGAAATCCGCATTGAAATGGCCCACGGTATTTCCGAAGATAAAACCAAACAGATCAAATACCTGCCCGGGGAAGGCATCATCGGTCAAGTAATCCAGACCGGCAAGCCTGCCGTGGTGCCAAGAATCAGTGAAGAGCCTTTATTCCTGGATAAAACCCATTCCAGGAACCTTACCCAGGGGCAAGACTACTCCTTTATCTGCGTACCCATAAAAAAAGAGAACCGCGTGGTGGGTGCCATCAGTGCGGATCGGCCCTATGAAGGCAAGCGCTCCCTTGAAAATGGTGAAAAGCTACTCGCCGTGGTGGCAACCATGGTTGCCCATCACGTCATCAATATCGAAACCATACGGGTGGAAAAAGAGCAGCTGAAAACTGAGAACCTGCGGCTGAAATCAGAGCTGGAGAACAAGTATAGTTTTTCCAATATCATTGGTAATTCCAACAAAATGCGTGAAGTGCTCCAGATGATCTCCCAGGTATCATCCTCTTCTGCAACAGTATTAATTCGCGGTGAAAGCGGTACGGGCAAGGAACTGGTGGCCAATTCCATCCATTACAACTCAGAACGCAACCAGAATCCCTTTATCAAGATCAACTGTGCGGCCATTCCCGAGAATCTCATTGAAAGCGAGCTGTTCGGCCATGAAAAAGGGGCATTTACCGGGGCATCCTCCACAAAAAAAGGTAAATTTGAGGTTGCCAATACGGGCACCATTTTTCTGGACGAGATCGGTAACATGGACCTCGGGGCCCAGGTCAAACTTTTACGGGTACTCCAGGAAAAGGAATTTGAGCGAGTGGGCGGGTACAAGCCCATCAAGGCAGATGTCAGGATCGTGGCCGCTACCAACTCCAACCTGGAGGAGATGGTCCAGCAGGGAAAATTCAGGGATGATCTCTATTTCCGGCTCAATGTATTTCCCATTTACATCCCCAGCCTTCGCATGCGCAAAACAGACGTTATTCTTCTGGCCGATCATTTTTTGGAAAAATATAGAAAAGAGCATAGCAAGGAAATTAAACGGATCACCACACCGGCCATTGACATGATGATGGAATACCATTGGCCGGGCAATGTCCGGGAGCTTGAAAACTGCATTGAACGGGCCGTCATTTTGTGCAATGAAGGTGCCATTCACTCCTACCATCTGCCGGCAACCCTTCAGACCGGTACCAAGTCCAAGACCCTTCCCTTGTCCCTTGAGGATGCCGTGGCAAGCCTTGAAAAGGAAATCCTCATGGATGCCCTGAAAAATACCCGGGGCAATATCAACAAGGCGGCTAAACTAATCAACATCACAGTCAGAAAATTTTCCTATAAGGCTGGTCGATACAACATCAATTATAAAGATTATCGATAG
- a CDS encoding glyceraldehyde 3-phosphate dehydrogenase NAD-binding domain-containing protein, with protein MSTDTSKILGINGLGRIGKLTLWHHAGRKFFDEIVINVGREVGTSMDDLIHYIERDSTYGRLEAFLHGFKAESVITDVDPESGTLIVNGVKIKILFTDRNPKDIPWADNNVELVVDTTGQFLDPNLESDAPKGSIRGHLEAGARKVIASAPFKLKQGATIPDDAVTTVMGINDKDYDPVRHCLISNASCTTTCLAHMIKPLLDAFGLNRLMSASMATIHAATGSQQVLDRLPQAGKTDLRKNRSIMNNIILTTTGAARALQQVIPEMANIGFIAESVRIPTATGSLIVLVINLQEELDKPPVKRDLINQIYEDTAKKQSDGYLIFTEKQNVSSDIIGTPRAAAVIEGHETHTRTACLSINLAHMQGIDKEMLENINDRVCAIQVTQAVIYGWYDNEMASYVNMLGDRTVTVAESMG; from the coding sequence ATGAGCACAGACACATCAAAAATCCTAGGCATTAACGGACTTGGAAGAATTGGAAAGCTGACGTTATGGCACCATGCCGGCAGAAAATTTTTTGATGAAATCGTTATCAATGTGGGCAGAGAGGTTGGTACCAGTATGGATGATCTCATCCATTACATTGAACGGGATTCCACATACGGCCGCCTGGAGGCATTTTTACACGGCTTTAAGGCAGAATCTGTTATCACGGATGTTGATCCCGAGTCCGGCACCCTTATAGTGAATGGGGTAAAAATAAAAATACTGTTCACAGACCGTAATCCAAAAGATATACCATGGGCGGATAATAATGTCGAACTGGTGGTGGATACCACGGGCCAATTTCTTGACCCCAATCTCGAATCAGATGCACCAAAGGGTTCCATCCGGGGACATCTTGAGGCAGGTGCCAGGAAAGTCATTGCCTCGGCACCCTTTAAACTGAAACAAGGCGCCACGATTCCCGATGATGCGGTTACCACGGTCATGGGCATCAATGACAAAGATTATGACCCGGTCCGCCACTGTCTGATTTCCAATGCATCCTGCACCACCACCTGTCTTGCCCATATGATCAAACCGTTGCTGGATGCCTTTGGTCTAAATCGTCTGATGTCCGCATCCATGGCCACGATTCATGCGGCCACAGGCTCACAGCAAGTGCTGGACCGGCTGCCCCAGGCCGGGAAAACCGATCTGAGAAAAAACCGGTCCATCATGAATAATATCATTTTGACCACCACTGGTGCTGCCAGGGCGTTGCAACAGGTTATCCCGGAAATGGCCAATATCGGTTTCATTGCCGAGTCCGTGCGTATCCCCACCGCCACCGGATCTTTAATCGTTCTGGTCATCAACCTGCAGGAAGAACTGGACAAGCCGCCGGTCAAAAGAGATCTGATCAACCAGATATATGAAGACACGGCCAAAAAACAGTCTGACGGTTATCTGATCTTCACGGAAAAACAGAATGTCTCCTCGGATATCATTGGTACCCCCAGGGCGGCGGCGGTCATTGAGGGCCATGAAACCCATACCCGCACGGCTTGTCTTTCCATCAACCTGGCGCACATGCAAGGCATTGACAAGGAAATGCTGGAAAATATCAACGATCGTGTCTGCGCCATCCAGGTCACCCAGGCAGTTATTTATGGATGGTACGACAATGAAATGGCATCTTATGTAAACATGCTGGGGGACAGAACCGTAACCGTTGCCGAATCCATGGGATAA
- a CDS encoding adenosylcobinamide-GDP ribazoletransferase has protein sequence MTRTDNPGFFADLRACMAFITILPTGKNPVYSPVGMIRFFPVVGLIIGALLVITDFLASMVWPAPAAALVDLIFLVAVTGAFHLDGLGDTADGIFSHQGRERALEIMKDSRTGMMGLVAVVLGLATKLAGIWSIKINCSPVQAMAIFFLVPSFSRAAMIFGIKHLNYGRKGKGTGKDLFDRPLNSKDFYLCLIPLGFSLFLGYKGLLLISGFALGCVAILKFYKQKMNCITGDMLGAMTELMEAWLFMVAGMNI, from the coding sequence ATGACCCGGACGGATAACCCCGGCTTTTTTGCAGACTTACGAGCCTGCATGGCCTTTATCACCATTCTGCCCACGGGAAAAAACCCGGTATATTCTCCTGTGGGCATGATCCGCTTTTTCCCCGTGGTGGGGCTGATCATCGGCGCCCTTCTGGTGATAACCGACTTTCTGGCATCCATGGTCTGGCCGGCACCTGCCGCAGCCCTTGTTGATCTCATTTTCCTGGTGGCCGTGACCGGGGCCTTTCACCTGGACGGACTTGGGGATACCGCGGACGGTATATTCAGCCACCAGGGCCGGGAGCGGGCCCTTGAAATCATGAAAGACTCCAGAACGGGCATGATGGGACTGGTTGCCGTTGTTTTAGGTCTGGCGACAAAACTTGCCGGGATCTGGTCGATTAAAATCAATTGTTCTCCGGTTCAGGCCATGGCTATATTTTTCCTGGTGCCCTCTTTTTCCAGAGCCGCCATGATATTCGGCATAAAACATCTTAATTACGGCAGAAAAGGCAAAGGCACGGGCAAGGATCTGTTTGACCGGCCGCTTAATTCAAAAGATTTTTATCTGTGCCTGATCCCGTTAGGATTTTCGCTGTTTTTGGGATATAAGGGCCTCTTATTGATTTCAGGCTTTGCCTTGGGCTGTGTTGCGATTTTAAAATTTTACAAACAAAAAATGAACTGCATCACAGGGGACATGCTTGGTGCCATGACCGAATTGATGGAAGCCTGGCTGTTTATGGTTGCCGGCATGAATATTTAA
- the cobU gene encoding bifunctional adenosylcobinamide kinase/adenosylcobinamide-phosphate guanylyltransferase produces the protein MKNIKRILVLGGCRSGKSNFAKQAADHMARDKKIYLATCVPTDREMNNRVKHHQDDRGPDWATIEEPLRIHEPIDRACAQAKVILVDCLTLWISNLLFQGKDEAGIMAAVDLLIGALNRSTCPVILVSNEVGYGIVPENSLARQFRDMAGLVNQRVARAVDEVVVSMAGIPVRIKPNQIQPGQVFGNGELQ, from the coding sequence ATGAAGAACATAAAGCGTATTCTGGTGCTCGGCGGCTGCAGGAGCGGCAAAAGCAATTTTGCCAAGCAGGCCGCAGATCATATGGCCCGGGACAAAAAAATCTATCTGGCCACCTGTGTGCCCACAGACAGGGAAATGAATAATAGGGTTAAACACCACCAGGATGACCGCGGACCTGACTGGGCAACCATTGAAGAACCCTTACGCATTCATGAACCCATTGACCGGGCCTGTGCACAGGCAAAGGTGATTCTGGTGGATTGCCTGACCCTTTGGATTTCCAACCTTTTGTTTCAGGGAAAAGATGAGGCCGGTATCATGGCGGCGGTGGACCTGCTTATCGGCGCTTTAAACCGCTCAACCTGCCCTGTTATCCTGGTTTCCAATGAAGTGGGCTATGGAATCGTTCCTGAAAACAGCCTTGCACGGCAATTCAGGGACATGGCAGGACTTGTCAACCAGCGGGTGGCCCGGGCCGTTGACGAGGTTGTTGTGAGTATGGCCGGTATCCCGGTCCGGATCAAACCGAACCAAATCCAACCAGGCCAAGTTTTCGGAAACGGCGAACTTCAATGA
- a CDS encoding class I SAM-dependent DNA methyltransferase, whose product MAKKKTAPKNNKNFEESLWDSANRLRGSVESSEYKHVVLSLIFLKFVSDKFEERRADLMAEGQEKYTDMVEFYTMKNVFYLPETSRWRYIQQHAKQDIAIKIDSALAAVEKSNASFKGALPDNYFSRLGLDGSKLSALIDAINNIDTVQDKQEDVVGRVYEYFLGKFAASEGKLGGEFYTPKCVVNLIAEMIEPYKGKIYDPCCGSGGMFVQSLKFVKSHHGNTKNISVYGQEYTTTTYKLTKMNLAVRGISANLGEVPADTFFKDQHPDLKADYIMANPPFNMKKWRAANELTDDSRWDGYETPPVGNANYAWILHMVSKLSDRGMAGFVLANGSMSSNTKSEGLIRQKLVENDLVDCMVALPDQLFYTTQIPVCLWFLTKSKKADSERGSATMRGRRSSLMPGKSAR is encoded by the coding sequence ATGGCCAAGAAAAAAACAGCGCCGAAAAATAATAAAAACTTTGAAGAGTCCCTGTGGGATTCGGCAAACCGCTTGCGGGGAAGCGTCGAATCTTCCGAATACAAGCACGTTGTCCTGAGTTTGATTTTCCTCAAGTTCGTTTCCGATAAATTTGAGGAGCGTCGGGCGGATCTCATGGCAGAAGGCCAGGAAAAATACACCGATATGGTGGAGTTCTACACTATGAAGAACGTCTTTTATCTGCCCGAGACCTCCCGCTGGCGTTATATCCAACAGCACGCCAAGCAGGACATCGCCATCAAGATTGATTCCGCCCTGGCAGCGGTGGAGAAAAGCAACGCGTCTTTCAAAGGGGCGCTGCCGGACAATTACTTCTCCCGCCTGGGCCTGGATGGCAGCAAGCTTTCCGCCCTCATTGATGCCATCAACAACATCGACACGGTGCAGGATAAACAAGAGGACGTGGTGGGGCGGGTCTATGAGTATTTCTTAGGCAAGTTTGCCGCCTCCGAAGGCAAATTGGGGGGCGAGTTCTACACCCCAAAGTGTGTGGTCAATCTCATTGCAGAAATGATTGAGCCCTACAAAGGCAAAATCTACGATCCCTGCTGCGGTTCCGGGGGAATGTTTGTCCAGTCCCTCAAGTTTGTGAAGAGCCACCACGGCAACACCAAAAACATCTCGGTCTACGGGCAGGAATACACCACCACCACCTACAAGCTGACCAAGATGAACCTGGCGGTACGCGGCATCTCGGCAAATTTAGGGGAAGTCCCTGCCGACACCTTTTTCAAGGATCAGCATCCTGATTTAAAGGCGGACTACATCATGGCCAATCCGCCCTTTAACATGAAGAAATGGCGGGCAGCCAACGAGCTCACCGACGACTCCAGGTGGGATGGGTATGAAACCCCGCCCGTGGGCAATGCCAACTACGCCTGGATTCTCCACATGGTCTCCAAGCTGTCGGATCGCGGTATGGCAGGCTTTGTTCTGGCCAATGGGTCCATGTCCAGCAACACCAAAAGCGAAGGATTGATCCGTCAAAAACTGGTGGAAAATGACCTGGTGGATTGCATGGTGGCCCTTCCGGACCAGCTTTTCTACACCACCCAGATTCCCGTTTGTCTATGGTTTCTCACTAAATCCAAAAAAGCCGACAGCGAGCGGGGTTCCGCAACCATGAGGGGGAGACGCTCTTCATTGATGCCCGGAAAATCGGCGAGATGA
- a CDS encoding PEP/pyruvate-binding domain-containing protein — protein MKSKALEVNLSDTRANVTIDDRYLLLLDFFEGYVGIVNRLEIFLKELSHPYRNWAFIVNESRHFSLQYFHLYISEPNGRKVLDLLCEIFNSAFESVTDPEIKSNAADNLMQILHYIAKSGTQGVNLFNVTLIHEIERILTFQDSDFFFFVCSYYQPDALVKLMIKKDALQDDPNLRSALNKFLIRFFDVSFAFWLRQDDPVVWMKNNIDEWRGGPDILTLLDPVSRDRIQKQQQALAQIKAMPSDDINALSALMELTGHRDYVKRFRDIPRQIFSFAPEKTYGKYVKLTFLFYIIHSPGLSMIHREALGDIHRTLITVIGKRGDYKKDMVIVDQTFALLKEHKGRYPETVLECIHKIGDAVYNTDEIELINHFIDRSVDHGFQFPDISGTGEDWQIKCNVAHVKNIRVFLTLVARHPKKSKRLLSALISSLAVGGVFIRDTDLFPRDITTFLNADIAPVYNLVKQLARLLPTFFNEIGAEGELRDISTRLDELVFRRDRLIHFLRKQSHVESSSRIVDFIREVMMFWKTLDKKPLKPYLPPSIYNEIITSGKYIDGPHAVFRTLALNKLKTPADFLAVPRADIEAIIDKAEDTTDLDRERVKLIIRFHALLNEKYGIENLDLESYVNTHMSQGLPDPGNILHALGQTDLEGRIGGLLAYMAELKNIILSKEKFAVNEAIYHKRHIAVDIPSMYGSYSEAKFDALGMTLRLESVINVLFEDLINSIDLRLITKPTFVKIFSVLKLFRQALALDGIISNKLDTQLEFLKYAINITTCSFTQYLDIFKGFTRAVADAVNDHFNNLHSLNLSNLDSRIGRENILEKYLPEGFDSTANIPNTPAAVKMAKKLEQRVADIFFRDRIATSLGLQQLDVFLNRILNTLFRQSERLSQDELSALLNYDPKAAICSIDAGGVFSNNIIYLGNKGLNLIELKRLGIQVPNGFIITTEVFKCLDLIDNYIPASNNFQRLVTHMLTQLEKTEGKKFGDPENPLLLSVRSGSSISQPGMLDSFLNVGINEQIAENLAKKSGNPWFAWDSYRRFIQAYGMVYGIQRDRFDDIIKSHKEKAAILFKRYFTGEQMREVALAYKQYLLDQGIKIVESPMDQLFLSIKKVFASWNSKRAKSYRTIMGISNDWGTAATVQAMVFGNRSRESGSGVVFTHSPKLPGDAIRLWGDFTIGNQGEDVVSGLVKTLPISELQRELEGRDVKISLEERFPLVYEKLKTIVLQLIYEEGWNPQEMEFAFQGQKGEDVFILQARDLSLRDRKKVKRFDAAPDRLEKIRLGQGIGVSGGAMSGRIVFSLEEIDSFRRLDPDTSLILLRNDTVPDDILEIDAADGILTARGGLTSHAAVVTYNLDKTCVVGCKNLICNEEEGVCELNGVKMNTGDFISLDGHKGMVYQGQMKISNHLTSI, from the coding sequence GTGAAATCAAAAGCCCTTGAAGTTAACCTTTCAGATACCCGGGCAAATGTCACCATTGATGATCGGTATCTTCTGCTTCTTGACTTTTTTGAAGGCTATGTAGGTATTGTCAACCGCCTGGAAATTTTTTTAAAGGAATTATCCCATCCATATCGGAACTGGGCCTTTATTGTCAATGAGTCCCGACATTTCTCCCTTCAATATTTTCATTTGTACATCAGCGAACCCAATGGACGAAAGGTCCTTGATCTGCTCTGTGAGATTTTTAACTCGGCATTTGAATCCGTAACTGATCCTGAAATCAAATCCAATGCCGCAGACAATCTCATGCAGATTCTGCATTATATCGCCAAATCCGGCACACAAGGCGTTAATTTATTCAATGTCACACTGATCCATGAAATTGAACGTATTTTAACTTTCCAGGACTCTGATTTTTTCTTTTTTGTCTGCTCCTATTACCAGCCCGACGCCCTGGTCAAGCTGATGATAAAAAAAGACGCGCTCCAGGACGACCCCAATTTACGATCCGCCTTAAATAAATTTTTAATTCGCTTTTTTGACGTCTCTTTTGCATTCTGGCTTCGTCAAGATGATCCTGTGGTCTGGATGAAAAACAATATAGATGAATGGCGCGGCGGGCCGGATATACTCACGCTTTTAGACCCGGTATCCCGGGACCGGATTCAAAAACAGCAACAGGCCTTGGCGCAAATAAAAGCCATGCCATCCGATGATATAAACGCCCTATCCGCCCTAATGGAACTGACCGGACACAGGGACTATGTCAAACGGTTCAGGGACATACCCCGGCAGATTTTTTCTTTTGCCCCGGAAAAGACCTATGGGAAATATGTTAAGCTGACGTTTCTATTTTATATTATTCATTCACCAGGGCTTTCCATGATACACAGGGAGGCGTTGGGCGATATTCATCGCACCCTGATCACCGTGATTGGAAAACGCGGGGATTATAAAAAGGATATGGTCATTGTTGATCAGACCTTTGCCCTGCTCAAAGAGCACAAAGGACGGTATCCGGAAACCGTGCTGGAATGCATCCATAAAATCGGTGATGCCGTATACAATACAGACGAAATCGAGCTGATCAATCATTTCATTGACCGATCCGTGGACCATGGGTTTCAGTTCCCGGATATCTCAGGAACCGGAGAAGACTGGCAGATCAAATGCAATGTGGCCCATGTGAAAAATATCCGGGTGTTTCTAACCCTGGTGGCCAGGCATCCGAAAAAATCCAAACGCCTTCTGTCCGCCTTGATCAGTTCACTGGCCGTGGGCGGCGTGTTTATCCGGGACACGGACCTGTTTCCCCGGGACATTACCACATTCCTCAACGCGGACATCGCACCGGTGTATAATCTGGTCAAACAACTGGCCCGGCTGCTGCCCACCTTTTTCAATGAGATCGGCGCAGAAGGAGAGCTTCGGGATATTTCCACCCGCCTGGATGAATTGGTCTTCCGCAGGGACCGGTTGATCCATTTCTTACGCAAACAAAGCCATGTGGAAAGCTCATCGAGAATCGTGGACTTTATCCGGGAAGTGATGATGTTCTGGAAAACCCTGGATAAAAAACCGCTTAAACCGTATCTGCCCCCGTCCATATATAATGAAATCATAACCAGTGGAAAATACATTGACGGCCCGCATGCCGTTTTCCGCACACTGGCTCTGAACAAGCTGAAAACGCCGGCTGATTTTCTTGCCGTTCCCAGAGCCGACATAGAGGCCATCATTGATAAGGCGGAAGACACAACAGACCTGGACAGGGAACGCGTTAAACTGATAATCCGGTTCCATGCCCTGCTCAATGAAAAATACGGCATTGAGAACCTGGATCTTGAAAGTTATGTCAACACCCATATGTCCCAGGGCCTGCCTGACCCCGGAAATATCCTCCATGCCCTTGGTCAAACCGACCTGGAAGGCCGGATTGGCGGACTTTTGGCCTATATGGCGGAGCTGAAAAACATTATTCTATCCAAGGAAAAATTTGCCGTAAACGAAGCCATTTACCACAAACGCCACATTGCTGTTGATATCCCGTCCATGTACGGATCGTACAGTGAGGCCAAATTTGATGCCCTGGGCATGACCTTAAGGCTTGAAAGCGTTATCAATGTACTGTTTGAGGATCTGATCAACAGCATTGACCTGCGATTGATCACCAAACCCACCTTTGTAAAAATCTTTTCCGTTCTTAAGCTTTTCCGCCAGGCCCTGGCCCTGGACGGCATTATATCCAACAAGCTGGATACCCAGCTTGAATTCTTAAAATACGCCATTAACATCACCACCTGCTCCTTTACCCAGTACCTGGACATTTTCAAGGGATTTACCAGGGCGGTTGCCGATGCGGTAAACGACCATTTCAACAACCTGCACTCCCTGAACCTGAGTAACCTGGATAGCCGTATCGGCCGGGAAAATATACTTGAAAAATACCTGCCGGAAGGGTTTGATTCAACAGCCAATATCCCCAACACACCGGCCGCCGTTAAAATGGCAAAAAAACTGGAACAGCGGGTGGCGGATATTTTTTTCCGGGACCGGATTGCCACATCCCTTGGTCTCCAACAACTGGATGTATTTTTAAACCGGATTTTAAATACCCTGTTCCGTCAGTCTGAACGATTAAGTCAAGATGAGCTGTCAGCCCTTCTCAACTACGACCCAAAGGCAGCGATCTGCTCCATTGATGCCGGGGGGGTGTTCAGCAACAATATCATCTACCTGGGTAACAAGGGATTGAATCTCATAGAACTTAAGCGCCTGGGAATTCAAGTGCCCAACGGGTTCATCATTACAACAGAGGTGTTCAAGTGCCTGGATCTCATTGACAACTACATTCCAGCATCAAATAATTTTCAGCGCTTGGTGACCCATATGCTTACCCAGCTTGAAAAAACCGAGGGTAAAAAATTCGGGGACCCGGAAAATCCTCTGCTGCTGTCTGTCCGCTCGGGATCGTCCATTTCACAACCAGGCATGCTGGATTCATTTTTAAACGTAGGCATTAATGAACAGATCGCCGAAAATCTAGCAAAAAAATCGGGAAACCCTTGGTTTGCATGGGACTCATACCGCAGATTTATCCAGGCCTACGGCATGGTTTACGGCATCCAGAGAGACCGGTTCGATGACATCATCAAAAGCCATAAGGAAAAGGCCGCCATCCTTTTCAAACGGTACTTTACAGGGGAGCAGATGCGTGAAGTGGCCCTGGCGTACAAGCAATATTTGCTGGACCAGGGCATAAAAATAGTGGAATCTCCCATGGACCAGTTATTTTTATCCATTAAAAAAGTGTTTGCATCCTGGAACTCCAAACGGGCCAAAAGTTACCGCACCATCATGGGAATTTCCAATGACTGGGGCACGGCCGCGACCGTTCAGGCCATGGTGTTTGGCAACCGGTCCAGAGAATCCGGATCCGGAGTGGTGTTCACCCACAGTCCCAAACTGCCCGGAGACGCCATCCGGCTGTGGGGGGATTTTACCATTGGCAACCAGGGGGAAGATGTGGTATCCGGTTTAGTGAAAACCCTGCCCATATCCGAACTTCAACGGGAGTTGGAAGGCAGGGACGTAAAAATCAGTTTAGAGGAACGTTTTCCCCTAGTTTATGAAAAATTGAAAACCATTGTCCTGCAGTTGATTTACGAGGAAGGGTGGAATCCCCAGGAAATGGAATTTGCCTTTCAAGGACAAAAGGGTGAAGATGTGTTTATTCTCCAGGCCAGAGACCTGTCTTTACGGGATAGAAAAAAAGTCAAACGGTTTGATGCTGCGCCGGACAGGCTTGAAAAAATCCGGTTAGGCCAGGGGATCGGTGTGTCTGGAGGCGCCATGAGCGGTAGAATCGTATTCTCCCTGGAAGAAATCGACAGCTTTAGGCGGTTGGATCCGGATACCAGCCTTATTTTGCTTCGCAATGACACCGTGCCCGACGACATTCTGGAAATTGATGCGGCAGACGGCATTTTAACAGCCAGGGGGGGACTGACGTCCCACGCCGCCGTGGTGACATACAATCTTGACAAAACCTGTGTGGTAGGGTGTAAAAATTTGATCTGCAACGAAGAAGAAGGCGTTTGTGAGCTCAATGGTGTGAAAATGAATACAGGAGATTTCATCAGTCTGGACGGCCATAAAGGCATGGTATATCAGGGACAGATGAAAATCAGCAACCATTTAACCTCAATCTAA